The Nitrogeniibacter aestuarii genome has a window encoding:
- a CDS encoding thiamine pyrophosphate-binding protein, with product MTHPDVRRGAHVLLEALETEGVEYIFGNPGTTELPLIDALIGRQKVHYVMGLQEATVVAMADGYAQASGKPGVINLHTAGGLGHGLGNLINARTSGTPLVVTAGQQDSRHAFTDPLLQGDLVAIATPVSKWAQEVTTPEQIPVLVRRAFQDATATPPGPVFLSLPMNVMEATSEVAIPEVSHVDRRPVAGSLPELAKALARYPAGKVAIIAGDEISTHDAHHEVVALAEALAAPVFGSSWPAHIPYPTGHYLWRGNLPTKAVGIAEAVAGFDAIFALGGKSFITVLYTDASALPEGCALYQLSVDGRDLGRTYPTRLSVVGDIQLSLKALNEHLAVELATREAEFDAERARARDAFDTRRLALMEKADALIDRPKIHPMVAARELAEAIGETPIVDEALCTAHHLRNFLHNQSVRQYSFLRGGALGWGMPAAIGFSLGIGRKPVVSLVGDGAAMYSPQALWTAVNEKLPVTFVVVNNREYNILKNFMRSQQHYTSARTGQFIAMDLNDPPIDFQALAASMGVPAQRIDTVAAIRPAVEAAIASGGPSLIEVLVDTE from the coding sequence ATGACCCACCCCGACGTTCGTCGCGGCGCTCACGTGCTGCTCGAAGCCCTCGAGACCGAAGGCGTCGAGTACATCTTCGGCAACCCCGGTACCACCGAACTCCCCCTGATCGACGCCCTCATCGGCCGCCAGAAGGTCCATTACGTGATGGGCCTGCAGGAAGCGACCGTGGTCGCCATGGCCGACGGCTACGCCCAGGCCTCGGGCAAGCCCGGCGTGATCAATCTGCACACCGCTGGCGGTCTCGGCCACGGGCTGGGCAACCTCATCAATGCCCGCACCTCGGGCACCCCGCTGGTGGTCACTGCCGGCCAGCAGGATTCCCGCCACGCCTTCACCGACCCCTTGCTGCAGGGCGATCTCGTCGCCATTGCCACGCCGGTGTCCAAATGGGCGCAGGAAGTGACCACCCCCGAACAGATTCCCGTGCTGGTGCGCCGCGCCTTTCAGGACGCCACCGCCACCCCGCCGGGGCCGGTGTTCCTGTCCCTGCCCATGAACGTGATGGAAGCGACCAGCGAGGTGGCCATCCCCGAGGTGTCGCATGTGGACCGCCGCCCCGTCGCCGGTTCCCTGCCCGAACTGGCCAAAGCACTGGCGCGCTATCCGGCCGGCAAGGTCGCCATCATTGCCGGGGACGAAATCTCCACCCACGACGCCCACCACGAGGTGGTGGCGCTGGCCGAAGCGCTCGCCGCGCCGGTGTTCGGCTCATCCTGGCCGGCGCACATTCCCTATCCCACCGGGCATTACCTGTGGCGCGGCAACCTGCCCACCAAGGCGGTGGGCATCGCCGAAGCGGTGGCCGGGTTCGATGCCATCTTTGCGCTGGGCGGCAAGTCCTTCATTACCGTGCTGTACACCGATGCCTCTGCCCTGCCGGAAGGCTGCGCGCTGTATCAGCTGTCGGTGGACGGCCGCGACCTGGGCCGTACCTACCCCACGCGCCTGTCGGTGGTCGGTGACATCCAGCTCTCGCTCAAGGCGCTGAACGAGCATCTGGCCGTCGAACTTGCGACACGCGAAGCCGAGTTCGACGCCGAGCGCGCCCGCGCCCGCGACGCCTTCGACACCCGCCGGCTGGCCCTCATGGAAAAGGCCGACGCGTTGATCGACCGCCCGAAAATCCACCCCATGGTCGCCGCCCGCGAGCTGGCCGAGGCCATTGGCGAGACGCCCATCGTGGACGAGGCCCTGTGCACCGCCCACCATCTGCGCAACTTCCTGCACAACCAGTCGGTCCGGCAATACTCCTTCCTGCGCGGGGGTGCGCTGGGCTGGGGCATGCCGGCGGCCATCGGCTTTTCGCTGGGCATCGGGCGCAAGCCGGTGGTGTCCCTGGTGGGTGACGGCGCCGCCATGTATTCGCCCCAGGCGCTGTGGACGGCGGTGAACGAGAAGCTGCCGGTGACCTTCGTGGTGGTGAACAACCGCGAATACAACATCCTCAAGAACTTCATGCGCAGCCAGCAGCACTACACCTCGGCGCGCACCGGCCAGTTCATCGCCATGGATCTGAATGACCCGCCCATCGACTTCCAGGCCCTGGCCGCGTCCATGGGCGTGCCGGCACAACGCATCGACACGGTGGCCGCGATCCGGCCCGCCGTCGAAGCGGCCATCGCCTCCGGCGGGCCGAGCCTGATCGAAGTCCTGGTGGATACCGAGTAA
- a CDS encoding nicotinate phosphoribosyltransferase, translated as MNATDTPIKARPNGIAPMIQADFYKTGHPGQYPAGTNRIVANFTPRSARLAPVLPELFDDKVVWFGLQGFIKEILIDLFDREFFGRDRRQAVRQYQRRMDTALGPGAVATDKIEALHALGYLPLEIRSVPEGSRVDIRVPPVTITNTHPDFAWLATYIETLFSCESWKPSTVATIAFEYRKLLTYFARLTGAPMEFIDWQGHDFSMRGMAGLFDARKSGAGHLLSFTGTDTIPAIDYLEDLYGADAENELIGGSVPATEHSVMCLGTRDGEIETFRRIVTELYPAGIVSVVSDTWDFWQVITDFAVTLKDEILARTPDALGNAKVVFRPDSGDPVRILGGYRDSEVTGPATDGRYQVIESGAWITDAERRGAVQCLWDIFGGSESERGYKMLNPRVGLIYGDSITLARARDILKLLADKGFASSNVVFGIGSYTYQYLTRDSFGWALKATYAEVDGIGRELVKDPITDSGVKRSAQGLLRVEQEGDRFVLFDRQTPEQAEGGALKPVFRDGKLLVEQTLGEIRARLKASWTCPAVEDLF; from the coding sequence ATGAACGCAACCGACACCCCGATCAAAGCCCGCCCCAACGGCATTGCCCCCATGATCCAGGCCGACTTCTACAAGACCGGCCACCCCGGCCAGTACCCGGCAGGCACCAACCGCATCGTGGCCAACTTCACCCCGCGTTCGGCGCGCCTCGCCCCGGTGTTGCCCGAGTTGTTCGACGACAAGGTCGTGTGGTTCGGCTTGCAGGGTTTCATCAAGGAGATCCTCATCGACCTGTTCGACCGGGAATTCTTCGGCCGCGACCGTCGCCAGGCCGTGCGTCAGTACCAGCGACGCATGGACACCGCGCTCGGCCCCGGTGCCGTGGCCACCGACAAGATCGAGGCCTTGCACGCCCTTGGCTACTTGCCGCTCGAAATCCGCTCCGTGCCCGAAGGCTCGCGGGTGGACATCCGCGTGCCGCCGGTGACCATCACCAATACGCACCCCGACTTCGCCTGGCTCGCCACCTACATCGAGACCTTGTTCAGTTGCGAGTCGTGGAAGCCCAGCACGGTGGCCACCATCGCCTTCGAGTACCGCAAGTTGCTCACGTACTTTGCCCGGCTCACCGGCGCACCGATGGAATTCATCGACTGGCAGGGACACGATTTCTCCATGCGCGGCATGGCGGGCCTCTTTGATGCGCGCAAGAGCGGCGCCGGGCACTTGCTCTCCTTCACCGGCACCGACACGATTCCGGCCATCGACTACCTCGAAGACCTCTACGGGGCCGATGCCGAGAACGAGTTGATCGGCGGCTCGGTGCCGGCGACCGAACACAGCGTGATGTGCCTCGGCACCCGCGATGGCGAGATCGAGACCTTCCGCCGCATCGTCACCGAGCTCTATCCGGCCGGGATCGTCTCGGTGGTGTCGGACACCTGGGATTTCTGGCAGGTGATCACCGACTTCGCCGTCACACTCAAGGACGAGATCCTTGCCCGCACGCCGGACGCTCTCGGTAATGCCAAGGTGGTGTTCCGCCCCGACTCGGGCGACCCGGTGCGCATCCTCGGCGGCTACCGCGACAGCGAAGTCACCGGCCCCGCCACGGACGGGCGCTACCAGGTGATCGAAAGCGGCGCGTGGATCACCGACGCCGAGCGCCGGGGGGCCGTCCAGTGCCTCTGGGACATCTTCGGCGGCAGCGAGAGCGAGCGCGGCTACAAGATGCTCAACCCGCGCGTCGGGCTCATCTACGGCGACTCGATCACCCTCGCCCGCGCACGCGACATCCTCAAGTTGCTTGCGGACAAGGGCTTTGCGTCGTCGAACGTGGTGTTCGGCATCGGCTCCTACACCTATCAGTACCTCACCCGCGACAGCTTCGGCTGGGCCCTCAAGGCCACCTATGCCGAAGTCGATGGCATCGGGCGGGAACTGGTCAAGGACCCGATCACCGACTCGGGCGTCAAGCGTTCGGCGCAGGGCTTGCTCCGTGTCGAGCAGGAAGGCGATCGCTTCGTGCTCTTCGATCGCCAGACGCCCGAGCAGGCGGAAGGGGGTGCGCTCAAGCCGGTGTTCCGCGATGGCAAGTTGCTCGTGGAACAGACGCTCGGGGAGATTAGGGCGCGCTTGAAAGCCTCATGGACGTGTCCAGCGGTGGAGGATCTTTTCTGA
- a CDS encoding ribose-phosphate pyrophosphokinase-like domain-containing protein, with protein MDIIAELKRGTQRHQRFVPTCTEFAGGEAHVVLPAELLAVAEQLRSVRIRAWLRNALQVMQLIMLTDAVRRAAPNVPVHLDMPYVPYARQDRVCNPGEALSAKVFCDLINTQGYASVTITDPHSAVVTALIERVNVVDASVFVRQVLDADVFSGGVTLLAPDAGARGRVESLARRLGDRDTAFAEKRRDPNDGRIVEMRFPTRLPAQPILVVDDLCDGGRTFIELARAAREVTDQPLYLYVTHGIFSRGLDALRGDYAGVFTAYDWTGSSDPMLTVINQEGA; from the coding sequence ATGGACATCATTGCTGAACTCAAGCGGGGCACGCAGCGGCACCAGCGATTCGTGCCGACCTGCACCGAATTCGCCGGTGGCGAAGCCCATGTGGTGTTGCCGGCCGAGTTGCTGGCCGTGGCCGAGCAGCTTCGTTCGGTGCGCATCCGCGCCTGGTTGCGCAATGCCTTGCAGGTCATGCAATTGATCATGCTCACCGATGCCGTGCGTCGCGCAGCGCCGAACGTGCCGGTGCATCTGGACATGCCCTACGTGCCATACGCCCGTCAGGATCGGGTGTGCAATCCGGGCGAGGCCCTGAGCGCCAAGGTGTTCTGCGATCTCATCAACACCCAGGGCTATGCCTCGGTGACCATCACCGACCCGCACAGTGCAGTGGTCACCGCGCTGATCGAGCGGGTGAACGTGGTCGATGCTTCGGTGTTCGTGCGTCAGGTCCTGGACGCCGATGTGTTCTCCGGTGGCGTCACCCTGCTGGCCCCGGATGCCGGCGCCCGCGGCCGGGTCGAGTCACTGGCCCGCCGGCTTGGCGACCGCGACACCGCCTTTGCGGAAAAACGCCGCGACCCGAACGACGGGCGCATCGTCGAGATGCGCTTCCCGACCCGACTGCCCGCGCAACCGATCCTGGTGGTGGACGACCTCTGCGATGGCGGCCGCACCTTCATCGAACTGGCCCGCGCCGCCCGCGAGGTCACCGATCAACCCCTTTACCTCTATGTGACCCACGGCATTTTCAGCCGCGGTCTCGATGCCCTCAGGGGCGACTACGCCGGCGTTTTCACCGCCTATGACTGGACCGGTTCGAGCGACCCGATGCTCACCGTGATCAACCAAGAAGGAGCCTGA
- a CDS encoding NUDIX hydrolase has translation MNHALPLVTVDAVLLTLRERVLQVALHRRDKAPDHGMLALPGGFVHVRDDASPDDAAEDEDTDATVRRVLRDKTGFTPRYIEQLKVFSGRQRDPRRWSLSVAYVALVPVEELDRVGDSVFHFYDVDHLPDMAFDHAQIVAAAVARVRNKSGYSTLPCTLLPELFTLSQLQATYEAVLQTRLDKSSFRRRIDAWDVVEATEAYQTGVQRPARLYRLKDFALFDKTL, from the coding sequence GTGAATCACGCTCTTCCTCTGGTAACGGTCGACGCCGTTTTGCTGACCCTGCGCGAACGCGTCCTGCAGGTGGCACTTCATCGCCGCGACAAGGCGCCGGATCACGGCATGCTCGCCTTGCCCGGCGGCTTCGTGCATGTGCGCGATGACGCCAGCCCGGATGACGCCGCCGAAGATGAGGACACCGACGCCACCGTGCGGCGCGTCCTGCGCGACAAGACCGGTTTCACGCCCCGCTACATCGAGCAGTTGAAAGTGTTCTCCGGGCGACAACGCGATCCGCGCCGCTGGTCGCTGAGCGTGGCCTACGTGGCCCTCGTGCCGGTGGAAGAACTGGATCGCGTGGGGGACTCGGTGTTTCATTTCTACGACGTGGATCACCTGCCCGACATGGCCTTCGACCATGCGCAGATCGTGGCTGCGGCAGTCGCCCGGGTGCGCAACAAATCGGGCTACTCGACGCTGCCGTGCACGCTGCTGCCGGAGCTGTTCACCCTGAGCCAGTTGCAGGCCACGTACGAGGCAGTGCTGCAGACCCGGCTGGACAAGTCCAGCTTCCGTCGGCGCATCGACGCCTGGGATGTGGTCGAGGCCACCGAGGCCTACCAGACCGGCGTGCAACGCCCCGCCCGGCTCTACCGGCTCAAGGATTTCGCCCTCTTCGACAAGACGCTCTGA
- a CDS encoding formate dehydrogenase subunit gamma yields MAALDNREFIQTAIDGHRHLDGALLPALHAIQDGLGWVPPEATPMLAEALNLSRAEVHGVISFYHHFRTTPPGRHVVQVCRAEACQAMGASALEAHAKRSLGADFGQTTADAAITLEPVYCLGNCACSPAVRIGDRIVGRVDATRFDALMAELREEATA; encoded by the coding sequence ATGGCCGCGTTGGACAATCGCGAATTCATTCAAACAGCCATCGACGGCCATCGGCATCTGGATGGTGCGCTGCTGCCGGCACTGCATGCCATTCAGGATGGGCTGGGTTGGGTGCCGCCGGAGGCGACGCCCATGCTCGCCGAGGCGCTCAACCTGTCCCGGGCCGAAGTGCATGGCGTGATCAGCTTCTACCATCACTTTCGCACCACGCCACCAGGTCGCCACGTGGTTCAGGTGTGTCGCGCCGAGGCCTGTCAGGCGATGGGCGCGTCAGCACTCGAAGCCCACGCCAAGCGCAGTCTGGGCGCCGATTTCGGGCAGACCACGGCGGATGCGGCCATCACCCTCGAGCCGGTGTATTGCCTGGGCAACTGCGCCTGTTCGCCCGCAGTGCGCATTGGCGACCGGATCGTTGGCCGTGTGGACGCCACGCGGTTCGACGCCTTGATGGCCGAACTGCGCGAGGAGGCCACGGCATGA
- a CDS encoding formate dehydrogenase beta subunit produces MNMTVYVPMDSGAASLGAHELAQAIASEAARRGIALELKRNGSRGMYWLEPMIEVETPAGRVAYGPVRREDVPGLFDAGFLNGGCHALALGPTESIDYLKRQSRLTLQRVGVVDALSITDYLAQGGFAGLRRAVRMSPAEIVAEVTESGLRGRGGAAFPTGIKWNTVLNTTADQKYIACNADEGDSGTFSDRMLMEGDPFCLIEGMTIAGLAVGATRGFIYLRSEYPDAHRVLLAAIETARETGYLGADILGAGKAFDIEVRLGAGAYICGEETAMLESLEGKRGIVRAKPPLPAIEGLFGKPTVINNVISLASVPIILAMGAAYYRDYGVGRSRGTLPFQLAGNLKRPGLVELAFGTTLRELLYDFGGGSASGRPIRAVQVGGPLGAYVPESQFDVALDYEAYAAMGAMIGHGGLVAFDDTVDMAHMARYAMEFCAEESCGKCTPCRIGSTRGVEVIDRLMAGEARGKQLALLNSLCDTMERGSMCAMGGMTPYPVRSALKHFPEDFGIDATQAA; encoded by the coding sequence ATGAACATGACCGTCTACGTGCCCATGGATTCGGGTGCCGCTTCGCTGGGCGCCCACGAGCTTGCACAGGCCATTGCCAGCGAGGCGGCAAGGCGCGGCATTGCACTCGAACTCAAACGCAACGGTTCGCGCGGCATGTATTGGCTCGAGCCCATGATCGAAGTCGAAACGCCCGCCGGGCGCGTGGCTTATGGTCCGGTGCGCCGGGAGGATGTGCCCGGTCTGTTCGATGCCGGTTTCCTCAATGGCGGGTGCCACGCGCTGGCCCTCGGGCCGACCGAATCGATCGACTACCTGAAGCGCCAGAGTCGCCTGACCCTGCAGCGCGTGGGTGTGGTGGATGCGCTGTCGATCACCGATTATCTGGCGCAGGGCGGTTTCGCCGGCCTGCGTCGCGCCGTCCGGATGTCACCGGCCGAGATCGTCGCCGAGGTCACCGAATCGGGCCTGCGCGGACGCGGCGGCGCGGCCTTTCCGACCGGTATCAAATGGAACACGGTGCTCAACACCACGGCTGACCAGAAGTACATTGCCTGCAATGCCGATGAAGGTGACTCAGGCACCTTCTCCGACCGCATGCTCATGGAAGGCGACCCCTTCTGCCTGATCGAGGGCATGACCATTGCCGGGCTGGCGGTGGGTGCCACGCGTGGTTTCATCTATCTGCGTTCGGAATATCCGGATGCCCACCGCGTGCTCCTGGCTGCCATCGAGACGGCACGGGAAACCGGCTATCTCGGCGCGGACATCCTCGGTGCCGGCAAGGCCTTCGACATCGAGGTGCGTCTCGGTGCCGGCGCCTACATCTGCGGCGAAGAGACGGCCATGCTCGAGTCGCTCGAAGGCAAGCGCGGCATCGTGCGCGCCAAGCCGCCGCTGCCGGCCATCGAGGGTCTGTTCGGCAAGCCGACCGTGATCAACAACGTCATCAGCCTCGCTTCGGTACCCATCATTCTGGCCATGGGCGCCGCCTACTACCGGGACTACGGCGTCGGGCGATCGCGCGGCACGCTGCCGTTCCAGCTGGCGGGCAACCTCAAGCGCCCAGGGCTGGTGGAGCTGGCCTTCGGCACCACCTTGCGCGAGCTGTTGTATGACTTCGGTGGCGGCAGTGCCAGCGGCCGACCGATCCGCGCGGTGCAGGTCGGCGGACCGCTGGGCGCCTATGTGCCCGAGTCGCAGTTTGACGTCGCGCTCGACTATGAAGCCTACGCGGCGATGGGGGCCATGATCGGTCACGGTGGCCTGGTGGCCTTCGACGACACGGTCGACATGGCCCACATGGCGCGATACGCCATGGAATTCTGCGCCGAGGAATCCTGCGGCAAGTGCACCCCTTGCCGCATCGGCTCCACCCGCGGCGTGGAGGTCATCGACCGGCTCATGGCGGGTGAAGCCCGTGGCAAGCAGCTGGCCCTGCTCAATTCGCTGTGCGACACCATGGAGCGCGGTTCCATGTGCGCCATGGGGGGCATGACGCCCTATCCGGTGCGCTCCGCGCTCAAGCATTTCCCCGAAGACTTCGGCATCGACGCCACCCAGGCGGCGTGA
- the fdhF gene encoding formate dehydrogenase subunit alpha gives MALNHDTDFGTPARASDTLVSATIDGQSVSVPAGTSVMRAAAMLDTHIPKLCATDSLEPFGSCRLCLVEIEGRRGYPASCTTPVEAGMVIRTETPALAELRRGVMELYISDHPLDCLTCSANGDCELQDMAGRVGLREVRYGMDGANHFDAASAAPVDDSNPYFSYDASKCIVCNRCVRACEETQGTFALTITGRGFGSRVSAGAKESFLGSECVSCGACVQACPTATLMEKSIIEQGQADRQIVTTCAYCGVGCNFVAEVKGTDVVRMTPWKGGEANQGHSCVKGRFAFGYATHPDRITTPMIRASIDQPWQAVSWEEAIGHAASEFRRIQQKHGKASVGGITSSRCTNEETYLVQKLIRAAFGNNNVDTCARVCHSPTGYGLKTTLGESAGTQTFESVMDSDVIMVIGANPTDGHPVFGSQLKRRLRQGARLIVIDPRRIDLVKGPHYEAAYHLNLRPGTNVAMANALAHVIVTEALVDEAFVAERCDDASFRQWREFVVLPENSPEAMAEVTGVAADAIRGAARLFATGGNGAIYYGLGVTEHSQGSTMVMAIANLAMATGNLGRSGVGVNPLRGQNNVQGSCDMGSFPHELPGYRHVSDDATRALFESEWGVSLHNEPGLRIPNMFEAALDGSFKALYCEGEDIAQSDPNTQHVEAALRAMECVVVQDIFLNETAKFAHVFLPGSSFLEKDGTFTNAERRINRVRQVMPPLAGKADWEVTQDLANALGYPMHYAHPSEIMDEIARLTPTFHGVSYDRLDQLGSIQWPCNDEAPEGTPIMHIDAFVRGQGQFMLTRYQPTDERANKRFPLLLTTGRILSQYNVGAQTRRTANTAWHDEDRLEIHPVDAEDRGIVEGDWVGVGSRAGETVLRARVSARVQPGVVYTTFHHPESGANVITTDNSDWATNCPEYKVTAVQVVRVNQPSEWQQRFRENHRKQQALLKARTASPGEKV, from the coding sequence ATGGCTCTGAACCACGACACCGATTTCGGCACCCCCGCGCGTGCCTCGGACACCCTCGTTTCCGCCACCATCGACGGCCAGTCGGTGAGTGTGCCCGCAGGCACCTCGGTGATGCGCGCCGCGGCGATGCTCGACACCCACATCCCCAAGCTGTGCGCCACCGACAGTCTCGAACCCTTCGGTTCCTGCCGTCTGTGCCTGGTGGAGATCGAAGGCCGTCGAGGCTACCCGGCCTCGTGCACCACGCCGGTCGAGGCCGGCATGGTGATCCGCACCGAGACGCCGGCGCTGGCCGAACTGCGCCGGGGGGTGATGGAGCTGTACATCTCCGATCATCCGCTCGACTGCCTCACCTGTTCGGCCAATGGCGACTGCGAACTGCAGGACATGGCCGGTCGGGTGGGCCTGCGTGAAGTGCGCTACGGCATGGACGGTGCGAATCACTTTGATGCGGCCAGCGCGGCGCCGGTGGATGACTCCAACCCGTATTTCTCCTACGACGCCAGCAAGTGCATCGTGTGCAATCGCTGTGTGCGTGCCTGCGAAGAAACCCAGGGCACTTTCGCGCTGACCATCACGGGTCGCGGATTCGGGTCGAGGGTGTCCGCCGGGGCGAAGGAAAGCTTTCTGGGCTCGGAGTGCGTGTCCTGTGGCGCCTGCGTGCAGGCCTGCCCGACCGCCACGCTGATGGAAAAGTCGATCATCGAGCAGGGGCAGGCAGACAGGCAGATCGTCACCACCTGTGCCTACTGCGGCGTGGGCTGCAACTTCGTGGCCGAGGTCAAGGGCACCGACGTGGTCCGCATGACCCCGTGGAAGGGCGGCGAGGCCAATCAGGGCCACTCCTGCGTGAAGGGGCGTTTCGCCTTCGGTTACGCCACGCACCCGGACCGCATCACCACGCCGATGATCCGCGCCTCCATCGACCAGCCATGGCAGGCGGTGAGCTGGGAAGAGGCCATCGGTCATGCGGCCAGCGAATTCCGCCGCATCCAGCAAAAGCATGGCAAGGCGTCGGTGGGCGGTATTACGTCCTCGCGCTGTACCAACGAAGAAACCTACCTGGTGCAGAAGCTGATCCGCGCGGCCTTCGGCAACAACAACGTCGATACCTGCGCGCGGGTGTGCCATTCGCCCACCGGCTACGGCCTCAAGACCACGCTGGGCGAATCGGCGGGGACCCAGACCTTCGAGTCGGTGATGGATTCGGACGTGATCATGGTGATCGGGGCCAACCCCACCGATGGTCACCCGGTGTTCGGCTCGCAACTGAAACGCCGCCTGCGCCAGGGGGCCCGACTGATTGTCATCGATCCGCGTCGTATCGACCTGGTGAAGGGACCGCATTACGAAGCCGCCTACCATCTCAACCTGCGTCCCGGCACCAACGTGGCCATGGCCAATGCCCTGGCCCACGTGATCGTGACCGAAGCGCTGGTGGACGAGGCCTTCGTCGCCGAGCGCTGTGACGACGCGAGCTTCCGCCAGTGGCGCGAGTTCGTGGTGCTGCCGGAAAACTCGCCCGAAGCCATGGCCGAGGTCACCGGGGTGGCCGCCGATGCCATCCGCGGTGCGGCCCGTCTGTTCGCCACCGGCGGCAATGGTGCCATCTACTACGGCCTGGGCGTGACCGAACACAGTCAGGGTTCGACCATGGTCATGGCCATCGCCAACCTGGCCATGGCCACCGGCAACCTCGGCCGCTCCGGCGTCGGCGTCAATCCGCTGCGCGGGCAGAACAACGTGCAGGGCTCCTGCGACATGGGCTCCTTCCCGCATGAGCTGCCGGGCTACCGCCATGTGTCGGACGATGCGACCCGAGCGCTCTTCGAATCGGAGTGGGGCGTGTCGCTGCACAACGAGCCGGGCCTGCGCATCCCCAACATGTTCGAGGCGGCGTTGGACGGCTCCTTCAAGGCGCTCTACTGCGAGGGCGAGGACATCGCCCAGTCCGACCCCAACACCCAGCACGTGGAAGCCGCCCTGCGCGCCATGGAATGCGTGGTGGTGCAGGACATCTTCCTCAACGAAACCGCCAAGTTCGCCCATGTGTTCCTGCCCGGTTCCAGCTTCCTGGAGAAGGACGGCACCTTCACCAACGCCGAGCGCCGCATCAACCGGGTGCGCCAGGTGATGCCGCCGCTGGCCGGCAAGGCGGACTGGGAAGTGACGCAGGACCTGGCCAATGCGCTGGGCTACCCGATGCACTACGCCCATCCGTCCGAGATCATGGACGAAATCGCGCGCCTGACGCCGACCTTTCACGGGGTCAGCTACGACAGGCTCGATCAGCTCGGCTCGATCCAGTGGCCATGCAACGACGAGGCGCCCGAGGGCACGCCGATCATGCACATCGACGCCTTCGTGCGCGGCCAGGGCCAGTTCATGCTCACCCGCTACCAGCCCACCGACGAGCGCGCCAACAAGCGCTTCCCGTTGCTGCTGACCACCGGGCGCATCCTCAGCCAGTACAACGTGGGCGCCCAGACGCGGCGCACCGCCAACACCGCCTGGCATGACGAAGACCGGCTCGAGATCCACCCGGTGGACGCCGAAGACCGGGGCATTGTCGAAGGCGACTGGGTCGGTGTGGGCAGCCGTGCCGGCGAGACGGTGCTGCGCGCGCGCGTCTCGGCGCGGGTGCAGCCGGGGGTGGTCTACACCACCTTCCATCACCCCGAATCGGGTGCCAACGTGATCACCACCGACAACTCCGACTGGGCGACCAATTGCCCCGAGTACAAGGTGACCGCCGTGCAGGTGGTGCGGGTGAACCAGCCCTCGGAGTGGCAGCAGCGCTTCCGCGAAAACCACCGGAAGCAGCAGGCCCTGCTCAAGGCGCGAACCGCCTCTCCCGGTGAAAAGGTCTGA
- the fdhD gene encoding formate dehydrogenase accessory sulfurtransferase FdhD, with amino-acid sequence MAEQWLDAATHIVPADAPDRDNRSLVRAYRWTHGERIDSVECLIEEVPVALVYNGVSHAVMLASPSDLDDFALGFSLAEGILASPDELFDIEIEHGCRGIEVQMRIHGQRFAGLKARRRALAGRTGCGLCGVESLEAAERRLSPVRRGAPVGARAVVEAVEALYEHQELHRATRAAHAAAWATPSGEIVRTREDVGRHNALDKLIGALAREGIDVTSGFAVVTSRASVEMVQKAASAGIGLLAAVSAPTGMAVGQAQLANLTLIGNARHGRLTCYSHPDGLIDD; translated from the coding sequence ATGGCGGAACAATGGCTCGACGCGGCAACGCACATCGTTCCCGCGGATGCTCCGGATCGCGATAACCGCAGCCTCGTGCGTGCGTATCGCTGGACCCATGGTGAGCGCATCGACAGTGTCGAATGCCTGATCGAGGAAGTGCCGGTGGCGCTGGTGTACAACGGTGTCTCGCACGCCGTGATGCTTGCCAGCCCGAGTGATCTGGACGACTTTGCACTCGGCTTCAGCCTGGCCGAAGGCATCCTGGCGTCGCCGGACGAGCTGTTCGACATCGAGATCGAGCATGGCTGCCGGGGCATCGAAGTACAGATGCGCATTCACGGGCAACGCTTCGCGGGCCTCAAGGCCCGTCGCAGGGCGCTGGCCGGGCGCACCGGCTGCGGGCTGTGCGGCGTCGAGAGCCTGGAAGCCGCCGAGCGCCGCCTGAGCCCGGTGCGGCGCGGCGCGCCCGTCGGCGCCCGTGCAGTGGTCGAGGCAGTCGAGGCGCTCTATGAACATCAGGAGCTGCATCGTGCCACCCGCGCCGCGCACGCGGCGGCCTGGGCCACGCCGTCCGGTGAGATCGTCCGCACCCGGGAGGACGTGGGACGCCACAATGCACTGGACAAGCTCATCGGGGCCCTGGCCCGTGAAGGCATCGATGTCACAAGCGGCTTTGCTGTCGTCACCTCTCGAGCCAGTGTCGAGATGGTGCAGAAAGCCGCCAGCGCCGGCATCGGTCTGCTCGCGGCCGTCTCTGCGCCGACCGGCATGGCCGTGGGCCAGGCACAGCTCGCCAACCTGACACTCATCGGCAACGCCCGCCACGGCCGACTGACCTGCTACAGCCATCCCGATGGCCTCATCGACGACTGA
- a CDS encoding formate dehydrogenase subunit delta, with protein MDIQNLIKMANQIGQFFDTYPDHAAAVANVAEHITRFWEPRMRAALIEHVHAHGESCGLAPVVREAVTRLGPPLTIEI; from the coding sequence ATGGACATTCAAAACCTCATCAAGATGGCCAACCAGATCGGCCAGTTTTTTGACACCTATCCCGATCACGCGGCGGCCGTTGCCAATGTCGCCGAGCACATCACGCGCTTCTGGGAACCGCGCATGCGTGCCGCGCTCATCGAACACGTGCACGCCCATGGCGAAAGCTGCGGCCTCGCGCCTGTGGTCCGTGAGGCGGTGACGCGTCTTGGCCCGCCACTGACGATCGAGATCTGA